A portion of the Hoplias malabaricus isolate fHopMal1 chromosome 1, fHopMal1.hap1, whole genome shotgun sequence genome contains these proteins:
- the smoc1 gene encoding SPARC-related modular calcium-binding protein 1 isoform X6, with amino-acid sequence MVLHPFLLLALLGAFALILTPRTSAQKSNGSRWLIGDRESHCEDICPKTHGKPVCGSDGRSYESNCDLQKAKCKDRSLKLAHRGRCKVKNWVPIDRPPILPAPTLSSEGKELELKDAGQSKCRVERSLALELAKRPQESIFIPECNEDGTFAQVQCHTLTGYCWCVTTDGKPVSGSSVHNKTPVCSGSVTDKPPGGPPSSGRKDDGSKPTPTMETPVVSDGDEITAPTLWIKQLVYKENRQNSSSSKKPEKVPSCDQERQSALDEARQNPRDDNFIPDCGVLGMYKPVQCHQSTGYCWCVLVDTGRPIPGTSARYKKPECDIAARSHVSELEDPFRDRELIGCPEGKKIEFITSLLDALTTDMVQAINSPTPSGGGRFVEPDPSHTLEERVVHWYFAQLDNNGSHDINKKEMKPFKRYVKKKAKPKRCARRFTDYCDLNKDKIISLQELKGCLGVNKEGTTTTSSSSSQGTSRSSGVRTEASRR; translated from the exons TGGCTAATTGGTGACAGAGAAAGCCACTGTGAGGACATCTGCCCGAAGACCCATGGCAAACCCGTTTGTGGCTCGGATGGCCGCAGCTATGAGAGTAACTGTGACCTGCAGAAGGCAAAATGCAAGGACCGCTCACTCAAACTAGCCCACAGAGGCAGATGCAAAG ttaaAAACTGGGTGCCAATTGATCGACCTCCAATACTTCCTGCGCCAACACTTTCCTCAGAGGGTAAAGAACTGGAGCTTAAAG ATGCGGGTCAGTCAAAATGCCGGGTGGAGAGGAGCCTGGCTCTGGAACTGGCCAAAAGACCACAGGAGTCCATCTTTATCCCAGAGTGCAACGAGGATGGGACATTTGCCCAG GTCCAGTGCCACACTCTTACAGGCTACTGCTGGTGTGTGACCACAGATGGCAAGCCTGTCAGTGGCTCCTCTGTGCACAACAAGACTCCAGTGTGCTCAG GTTCAGTAACTGATAAGCCTCCAGGAGGACCCCCTAGCTCTGGCAGAAAAG ATGACGGCTCCAAGCCCACACCCACCATGGAGACCCCTGTCGTATCAGACGGTGATG AAATCACTGCCCCGACATTATGGATCAAGCAGCTGGTTTATAAAGAGAACAGGCAAAACAGCTCCAGCAGTAAAAAGCCAG AGAAAGTTCCCTCTTGTGACCAGGAACGACAGAGTGCGCTGGACGAGGCTCGACAGAACCCCCGAGACGATAATTTCATCCCAGATTGTGGAGTCCTGGGCATGTACAAGCCTGTCCAGTGCCACCAGTCCACTGGCTATTGCTGGTGTGTATTGGTGGACACAGGTCGGCCTATACCTGGAACTTCAGCCAG aTATAAGAAGCCAGAGTGTGACATTGCAGCCCGTTCGCATGTGTCTGAGCTGGAGGACCCTTTCAGAGATAGAGAGCTGATAG GATGTCCAGAAGGAAAGAAGATAGAGTTCATAACTAGTTTGTTGGATGCTCTTACAACAGACATGGTTCAAGCCATCAACTCACCAACTCCCTCTGGTGGTGGGAG GTTTGTGGAACCAGACCCCAGTCACACACTTGAAGAGCGAGTAGTGCACTGGTACTTTGCTCAGTTGGACAACAACGGCAGCCATGACATCAACAAAAAGGAGATGAAGCCCTTCAAGCGTTATGTGAAGAAGAAAGCCAAGCCCAAGCGATGTGCTCGCAGGTTCACAGACTACTGCGACCTCAACAAGGACAAGATCATCTCTCTGCAGGAGCTGAAAGGATGCCTTGGGGTCAATAAAGAAG GAACTACAACaacaagcagcagcagcagtcaaGGGACAAG TAGGTCGTCTGGTGTAAGGACAGAAGCATCCAGAAGATGA
- the smoc1 gene encoding SPARC-related modular calcium-binding protein 1 isoform X2: MVLHPFLLLALLGAFALILTPRTSAQKSNGSRWLIGDRESHCEDICPKTHGKPVCGSDGRSYESNCDLQKAKCKDRSLKLAHRGRCKVKNWVPIDRPPILPAPTLSSEGKELELKDAGQSKCRVERSLALELAKRPQESIFIPECNEDGTFAQVQCHTLTGYCWCVTTDGKPVSGSSVHNKTPVCSGNFREFMGTHAGTSGLTGSVTDKPPGGPPSSGRKVSFRFFLTLNPDDGSKPTPTMETPVVSDGDEITAPTLWIKQLVYKENRQNSSSSKKPEKVPSCDQERQSALDEARQNPRDDNFIPDCGVLGMYKPVQCHQSTGYCWCVLVDTGRPIPGTSARYKKPECDIAARSHVSELEDPFRDRELIGCPEGKKIEFITSLLDALTTDMVQAINSPTPSGGGRFVEPDPSHTLEERVVHWYFAQLDNNGSHDINKKEMKPFKRYVKKKAKPKRCARRFTDYCDLNKDKIISLQELKGCLGVNKEGTTTTSSSSSQGTRQGTNLYIGRLV; this comes from the exons TGGCTAATTGGTGACAGAGAAAGCCACTGTGAGGACATCTGCCCGAAGACCCATGGCAAACCCGTTTGTGGCTCGGATGGCCGCAGCTATGAGAGTAACTGTGACCTGCAGAAGGCAAAATGCAAGGACCGCTCACTCAAACTAGCCCACAGAGGCAGATGCAAAG ttaaAAACTGGGTGCCAATTGATCGACCTCCAATACTTCCTGCGCCAACACTTTCCTCAGAGGGTAAAGAACTGGAGCTTAAAG ATGCGGGTCAGTCAAAATGCCGGGTGGAGAGGAGCCTGGCTCTGGAACTGGCCAAAAGACCACAGGAGTCCATCTTTATCCCAGAGTGCAACGAGGATGGGACATTTGCCCAG GTCCAGTGCCACACTCTTACAGGCTACTGCTGGTGTGTGACCACAGATGGCAAGCCTGTCAGTGGCTCCTCTGTGCACAACAAGACTCCAGTGTGCTCAG GAAACTTCCGTGAATTTATGGGAACTCATGCTGGGACAAGTGGATTGACAG GTTCAGTAACTGATAAGCCTCCAGGAGGACCCCCTAGCTCTGGCAGAAAAG TCTCTTTCCGTTTCTTTCTTACCCTCAATCCAGATGACGGCTCCAAGCCCACACCCACCATGGAGACCCCTGTCGTATCAGACGGTGATG AAATCACTGCCCCGACATTATGGATCAAGCAGCTGGTTTATAAAGAGAACAGGCAAAACAGCTCCAGCAGTAAAAAGCCAG AGAAAGTTCCCTCTTGTGACCAGGAACGACAGAGTGCGCTGGACGAGGCTCGACAGAACCCCCGAGACGATAATTTCATCCCAGATTGTGGAGTCCTGGGCATGTACAAGCCTGTCCAGTGCCACCAGTCCACTGGCTATTGCTGGTGTGTATTGGTGGACACAGGTCGGCCTATACCTGGAACTTCAGCCAG aTATAAGAAGCCAGAGTGTGACATTGCAGCCCGTTCGCATGTGTCTGAGCTGGAGGACCCTTTCAGAGATAGAGAGCTGATAG GATGTCCAGAAGGAAAGAAGATAGAGTTCATAACTAGTTTGTTGGATGCTCTTACAACAGACATGGTTCAAGCCATCAACTCACCAACTCCCTCTGGTGGTGGGAG GTTTGTGGAACCAGACCCCAGTCACACACTTGAAGAGCGAGTAGTGCACTGGTACTTTGCTCAGTTGGACAACAACGGCAGCCATGACATCAACAAAAAGGAGATGAAGCCCTTCAAGCGTTATGTGAAGAAGAAAGCCAAGCCCAAGCGATGTGCTCGCAGGTTCACAGACTACTGCGACCTCAACAAGGACAAGATCATCTCTCTGCAGGAGCTGAAAGGATGCCTTGGGGTCAATAAAGAAG GAACTACAACaacaagcagcagcagcagtcaaGGGACAAGGCAAGGGACAAATTTGTACA TAGGTCGTCTGGTGTAA
- the smoc1 gene encoding SPARC-related modular calcium-binding protein 1 isoform X5: MVLHPFLLLALLGAFALILTPRTSAQKSNGSRWLIGDRESHCEDICPKTHGKPVCGSDGRSYESNCDLQKAKCKDRSLKLAHRGRCKVKNWVPIDRPPILPAPTLSSEGKELELKDAGQSKCRVERSLALELAKRPQESIFIPECNEDGTFAQVQCHTLTGYCWCVTTDGKPVSGSSVHNKTPVCSGSVTDKPPGGPPSSGRKVSFRFFLTLNPDDGSKPTPTMETPVVSDGDEITAPTLWIKQLVYKENRQNSSSSKKPEKVPSCDQERQSALDEARQNPRDDNFIPDCGVLGMYKPVQCHQSTGYCWCVLVDTGRPIPGTSARYKKPECDIAARSHVSELEDPFRDRELIGCPEGKKIEFITSLLDALTTDMVQAINSPTPSGGGRFVEPDPSHTLEERVVHWYFAQLDNNGSHDINKKEMKPFKRYVKKKAKPKRCARRFTDYCDLNKDKIISLQELKGCLGVNKEGTTTTSSSSSQGTSRSSGVRTEASRR, encoded by the exons TGGCTAATTGGTGACAGAGAAAGCCACTGTGAGGACATCTGCCCGAAGACCCATGGCAAACCCGTTTGTGGCTCGGATGGCCGCAGCTATGAGAGTAACTGTGACCTGCAGAAGGCAAAATGCAAGGACCGCTCACTCAAACTAGCCCACAGAGGCAGATGCAAAG ttaaAAACTGGGTGCCAATTGATCGACCTCCAATACTTCCTGCGCCAACACTTTCCTCAGAGGGTAAAGAACTGGAGCTTAAAG ATGCGGGTCAGTCAAAATGCCGGGTGGAGAGGAGCCTGGCTCTGGAACTGGCCAAAAGACCACAGGAGTCCATCTTTATCCCAGAGTGCAACGAGGATGGGACATTTGCCCAG GTCCAGTGCCACACTCTTACAGGCTACTGCTGGTGTGTGACCACAGATGGCAAGCCTGTCAGTGGCTCCTCTGTGCACAACAAGACTCCAGTGTGCTCAG GTTCAGTAACTGATAAGCCTCCAGGAGGACCCCCTAGCTCTGGCAGAAAAG TCTCTTTCCGTTTCTTTCTTACCCTCAATCCAGATGACGGCTCCAAGCCCACACCCACCATGGAGACCCCTGTCGTATCAGACGGTGATG AAATCACTGCCCCGACATTATGGATCAAGCAGCTGGTTTATAAAGAGAACAGGCAAAACAGCTCCAGCAGTAAAAAGCCAG AGAAAGTTCCCTCTTGTGACCAGGAACGACAGAGTGCGCTGGACGAGGCTCGACAGAACCCCCGAGACGATAATTTCATCCCAGATTGTGGAGTCCTGGGCATGTACAAGCCTGTCCAGTGCCACCAGTCCACTGGCTATTGCTGGTGTGTATTGGTGGACACAGGTCGGCCTATACCTGGAACTTCAGCCAG aTATAAGAAGCCAGAGTGTGACATTGCAGCCCGTTCGCATGTGTCTGAGCTGGAGGACCCTTTCAGAGATAGAGAGCTGATAG GATGTCCAGAAGGAAAGAAGATAGAGTTCATAACTAGTTTGTTGGATGCTCTTACAACAGACATGGTTCAAGCCATCAACTCACCAACTCCCTCTGGTGGTGGGAG GTTTGTGGAACCAGACCCCAGTCACACACTTGAAGAGCGAGTAGTGCACTGGTACTTTGCTCAGTTGGACAACAACGGCAGCCATGACATCAACAAAAAGGAGATGAAGCCCTTCAAGCGTTATGTGAAGAAGAAAGCCAAGCCCAAGCGATGTGCTCGCAGGTTCACAGACTACTGCGACCTCAACAAGGACAAGATCATCTCTCTGCAGGAGCTGAAAGGATGCCTTGGGGTCAATAAAGAAG GAACTACAACaacaagcagcagcagcagtcaaGGGACAAG TAGGTCGTCTGGTGTAAGGACAGAAGCATCCAGAAGATGA
- the smoc1 gene encoding SPARC-related modular calcium-binding protein 1 isoform X3: MVLHPFLLLALLGAFALILTPRTSAQKSNGSRWLIGDRESHCEDICPKTHGKPVCGSDGRSYESNCDLQKAKCKDRSLKLAHRGRCKVKNWVPIDRPPILPAPTLSSEGKELELKDAGQSKCRVERSLALELAKRPQESIFIPECNEDGTFAQVQCHTLTGYCWCVTTDGKPVSGSSVHNKTPVCSGNFREFMGTHAGTSGLTGSVTDKPPGGPPSSGRKVSFRFFLTLNPDDGSKPTPTMETPVVSDGDEITAPTLWIKQLVYKENRQNSSSSKKPEKVPSCDQERQSALDEARQNPRDDNFIPDCGVLGMYKPVQCHQSTGYCWCVLVDTGRPIPGTSARYKKPECDIAARSHVSELEDPFRDRELIGCPEGKKIEFITSLLDALTTDMVQAINSPTPSGGGRFVEPDPSHTLEERVVHWYFAQLDNNGSHDINKKEMKPFKRYVKKKAKPKRCARRFTDYCDLNKDKIISLQELKGCLGVNKEGTTTTSSSSSQGTRSSGVRTEASRR, encoded by the exons TGGCTAATTGGTGACAGAGAAAGCCACTGTGAGGACATCTGCCCGAAGACCCATGGCAAACCCGTTTGTGGCTCGGATGGCCGCAGCTATGAGAGTAACTGTGACCTGCAGAAGGCAAAATGCAAGGACCGCTCACTCAAACTAGCCCACAGAGGCAGATGCAAAG ttaaAAACTGGGTGCCAATTGATCGACCTCCAATACTTCCTGCGCCAACACTTTCCTCAGAGGGTAAAGAACTGGAGCTTAAAG ATGCGGGTCAGTCAAAATGCCGGGTGGAGAGGAGCCTGGCTCTGGAACTGGCCAAAAGACCACAGGAGTCCATCTTTATCCCAGAGTGCAACGAGGATGGGACATTTGCCCAG GTCCAGTGCCACACTCTTACAGGCTACTGCTGGTGTGTGACCACAGATGGCAAGCCTGTCAGTGGCTCCTCTGTGCACAACAAGACTCCAGTGTGCTCAG GAAACTTCCGTGAATTTATGGGAACTCATGCTGGGACAAGTGGATTGACAG GTTCAGTAACTGATAAGCCTCCAGGAGGACCCCCTAGCTCTGGCAGAAAAG TCTCTTTCCGTTTCTTTCTTACCCTCAATCCAGATGACGGCTCCAAGCCCACACCCACCATGGAGACCCCTGTCGTATCAGACGGTGATG AAATCACTGCCCCGACATTATGGATCAAGCAGCTGGTTTATAAAGAGAACAGGCAAAACAGCTCCAGCAGTAAAAAGCCAG AGAAAGTTCCCTCTTGTGACCAGGAACGACAGAGTGCGCTGGACGAGGCTCGACAGAACCCCCGAGACGATAATTTCATCCCAGATTGTGGAGTCCTGGGCATGTACAAGCCTGTCCAGTGCCACCAGTCCACTGGCTATTGCTGGTGTGTATTGGTGGACACAGGTCGGCCTATACCTGGAACTTCAGCCAG aTATAAGAAGCCAGAGTGTGACATTGCAGCCCGTTCGCATGTGTCTGAGCTGGAGGACCCTTTCAGAGATAGAGAGCTGATAG GATGTCCAGAAGGAAAGAAGATAGAGTTCATAACTAGTTTGTTGGATGCTCTTACAACAGACATGGTTCAAGCCATCAACTCACCAACTCCCTCTGGTGGTGGGAG GTTTGTGGAACCAGACCCCAGTCACACACTTGAAGAGCGAGTAGTGCACTGGTACTTTGCTCAGTTGGACAACAACGGCAGCCATGACATCAACAAAAAGGAGATGAAGCCCTTCAAGCGTTATGTGAAGAAGAAAGCCAAGCCCAAGCGATGTGCTCGCAGGTTCACAGACTACTGCGACCTCAACAAGGACAAGATCATCTCTCTGCAGGAGCTGAAAGGATGCCTTGGGGTCAATAAAGAAG GAACTACAACaacaagcagcagcagcagtcaaGGGACAAG GTCGTCTGGTGTAAGGACAGAAGCATCCAGAAGATGA
- the smoc1 gene encoding SPARC-related modular calcium-binding protein 1 isoform X4, whose translation MVLHPFLLLALLGAFALILTPRTSAQKSNGSRWLIGDRESHCEDICPKTHGKPVCGSDGRSYESNCDLQKAKCKDRSLKLAHRGRCKVKNWVPIDRPPILPAPTLSSEGKELELKDAGQSKCRVERSLALELAKRPQESIFIPECNEDGTFAQVQCHTLTGYCWCVTTDGKPVSGSSVHNKTPVCSGNFREFMGTHAGTSGLTGSVTDKPPGGPPSSGRKDDGSKPTPTMETPVVSDGDEITAPTLWIKQLVYKENRQNSSSSKKPEKVPSCDQERQSALDEARQNPRDDNFIPDCGVLGMYKPVQCHQSTGYCWCVLVDTGRPIPGTSARYKKPECDIAARSHVSELEDPFRDRELIGCPEGKKIEFITSLLDALTTDMVQAINSPTPSGGGRFVEPDPSHTLEERVVHWYFAQLDNNGSHDINKKEMKPFKRYVKKKAKPKRCARRFTDYCDLNKDKIISLQELKGCLGVNKEGTTTTSSSSSQGTSRSSGVRTEASRR comes from the exons TGGCTAATTGGTGACAGAGAAAGCCACTGTGAGGACATCTGCCCGAAGACCCATGGCAAACCCGTTTGTGGCTCGGATGGCCGCAGCTATGAGAGTAACTGTGACCTGCAGAAGGCAAAATGCAAGGACCGCTCACTCAAACTAGCCCACAGAGGCAGATGCAAAG ttaaAAACTGGGTGCCAATTGATCGACCTCCAATACTTCCTGCGCCAACACTTTCCTCAGAGGGTAAAGAACTGGAGCTTAAAG ATGCGGGTCAGTCAAAATGCCGGGTGGAGAGGAGCCTGGCTCTGGAACTGGCCAAAAGACCACAGGAGTCCATCTTTATCCCAGAGTGCAACGAGGATGGGACATTTGCCCAG GTCCAGTGCCACACTCTTACAGGCTACTGCTGGTGTGTGACCACAGATGGCAAGCCTGTCAGTGGCTCCTCTGTGCACAACAAGACTCCAGTGTGCTCAG GAAACTTCCGTGAATTTATGGGAACTCATGCTGGGACAAGTGGATTGACAG GTTCAGTAACTGATAAGCCTCCAGGAGGACCCCCTAGCTCTGGCAGAAAAG ATGACGGCTCCAAGCCCACACCCACCATGGAGACCCCTGTCGTATCAGACGGTGATG AAATCACTGCCCCGACATTATGGATCAAGCAGCTGGTTTATAAAGAGAACAGGCAAAACAGCTCCAGCAGTAAAAAGCCAG AGAAAGTTCCCTCTTGTGACCAGGAACGACAGAGTGCGCTGGACGAGGCTCGACAGAACCCCCGAGACGATAATTTCATCCCAGATTGTGGAGTCCTGGGCATGTACAAGCCTGTCCAGTGCCACCAGTCCACTGGCTATTGCTGGTGTGTATTGGTGGACACAGGTCGGCCTATACCTGGAACTTCAGCCAG aTATAAGAAGCCAGAGTGTGACATTGCAGCCCGTTCGCATGTGTCTGAGCTGGAGGACCCTTTCAGAGATAGAGAGCTGATAG GATGTCCAGAAGGAAAGAAGATAGAGTTCATAACTAGTTTGTTGGATGCTCTTACAACAGACATGGTTCAAGCCATCAACTCACCAACTCCCTCTGGTGGTGGGAG GTTTGTGGAACCAGACCCCAGTCACACACTTGAAGAGCGAGTAGTGCACTGGTACTTTGCTCAGTTGGACAACAACGGCAGCCATGACATCAACAAAAAGGAGATGAAGCCCTTCAAGCGTTATGTGAAGAAGAAAGCCAAGCCCAAGCGATGTGCTCGCAGGTTCACAGACTACTGCGACCTCAACAAGGACAAGATCATCTCTCTGCAGGAGCTGAAAGGATGCCTTGGGGTCAATAAAGAAG GAACTACAACaacaagcagcagcagcagtcaaGGGACAAG TAGGTCGTCTGGTGTAAGGACAGAAGCATCCAGAAGATGA
- the smoc1 gene encoding SPARC-related modular calcium-binding protein 1 isoform X1 gives MVLHPFLLLALLGAFALILTPRTSAQKSNGSRWLIGDRESHCEDICPKTHGKPVCGSDGRSYESNCDLQKAKCKDRSLKLAHRGRCKVKNWVPIDRPPILPAPTLSSEGKELELKDAGQSKCRVERSLALELAKRPQESIFIPECNEDGTFAQVQCHTLTGYCWCVTTDGKPVSGSSVHNKTPVCSGNFREFMGTHAGTSGLTGSVTDKPPGGPPSSGRKVSFRFFLTLNPDDGSKPTPTMETPVVSDGDEITAPTLWIKQLVYKENRQNSSSSKKPEKVPSCDQERQSALDEARQNPRDDNFIPDCGVLGMYKPVQCHQSTGYCWCVLVDTGRPIPGTSARYKKPECDIAARSHVSELEDPFRDRELIGCPEGKKIEFITSLLDALTTDMVQAINSPTPSGGGRFVEPDPSHTLEERVVHWYFAQLDNNGSHDINKKEMKPFKRYVKKKAKPKRCARRFTDYCDLNKDKIISLQELKGCLGVNKEGTTTTSSSSSQGTSRSSGVRTEASRR, from the exons TGGCTAATTGGTGACAGAGAAAGCCACTGTGAGGACATCTGCCCGAAGACCCATGGCAAACCCGTTTGTGGCTCGGATGGCCGCAGCTATGAGAGTAACTGTGACCTGCAGAAGGCAAAATGCAAGGACCGCTCACTCAAACTAGCCCACAGAGGCAGATGCAAAG ttaaAAACTGGGTGCCAATTGATCGACCTCCAATACTTCCTGCGCCAACACTTTCCTCAGAGGGTAAAGAACTGGAGCTTAAAG ATGCGGGTCAGTCAAAATGCCGGGTGGAGAGGAGCCTGGCTCTGGAACTGGCCAAAAGACCACAGGAGTCCATCTTTATCCCAGAGTGCAACGAGGATGGGACATTTGCCCAG GTCCAGTGCCACACTCTTACAGGCTACTGCTGGTGTGTGACCACAGATGGCAAGCCTGTCAGTGGCTCCTCTGTGCACAACAAGACTCCAGTGTGCTCAG GAAACTTCCGTGAATTTATGGGAACTCATGCTGGGACAAGTGGATTGACAG GTTCAGTAACTGATAAGCCTCCAGGAGGACCCCCTAGCTCTGGCAGAAAAG TCTCTTTCCGTTTCTTTCTTACCCTCAATCCAGATGACGGCTCCAAGCCCACACCCACCATGGAGACCCCTGTCGTATCAGACGGTGATG AAATCACTGCCCCGACATTATGGATCAAGCAGCTGGTTTATAAAGAGAACAGGCAAAACAGCTCCAGCAGTAAAAAGCCAG AGAAAGTTCCCTCTTGTGACCAGGAACGACAGAGTGCGCTGGACGAGGCTCGACAGAACCCCCGAGACGATAATTTCATCCCAGATTGTGGAGTCCTGGGCATGTACAAGCCTGTCCAGTGCCACCAGTCCACTGGCTATTGCTGGTGTGTATTGGTGGACACAGGTCGGCCTATACCTGGAACTTCAGCCAG aTATAAGAAGCCAGAGTGTGACATTGCAGCCCGTTCGCATGTGTCTGAGCTGGAGGACCCTTTCAGAGATAGAGAGCTGATAG GATGTCCAGAAGGAAAGAAGATAGAGTTCATAACTAGTTTGTTGGATGCTCTTACAACAGACATGGTTCAAGCCATCAACTCACCAACTCCCTCTGGTGGTGGGAG GTTTGTGGAACCAGACCCCAGTCACACACTTGAAGAGCGAGTAGTGCACTGGTACTTTGCTCAGTTGGACAACAACGGCAGCCATGACATCAACAAAAAGGAGATGAAGCCCTTCAAGCGTTATGTGAAGAAGAAAGCCAAGCCCAAGCGATGTGCTCGCAGGTTCACAGACTACTGCGACCTCAACAAGGACAAGATCATCTCTCTGCAGGAGCTGAAAGGATGCCTTGGGGTCAATAAAGAAG GAACTACAACaacaagcagcagcagcagtcaaGGGACAAG TAGGTCGTCTGGTGTAAGGACAGAAGCATCCAGAAGATGA